The window AACTATTCTTGTTAACCACCCTAGTGtaagcactgccctgggttcttgaagtcccttgggaactctgacacactagggacTTTGTTCTATATGCTCGATTCTATCTTGTGCTCACTGGGTGAATCATTCAATTCCTAGTTGATGTATGTCCATGAGTGTGTAACTTGGAGACTATTATGATTTGTGAGAATAAAGTCCAGGCCTATCCAGGTGTATTTTGGGCATgttgtaggctccctatagttattATCTTATGTAATTCATGCTATTCATTTTGGGTTtgtaataattattgtaataacaTTTTGGGGTATAAGTAAAATCGGGAAAGGGGATTTATCTTACACTTGCATTGAgatgggtagaaatcctgcctataggttcatCACTTAGCTGAAATGCGTTATTATGCTCAAACATGTTCCGCTGTCATgtgttagatatcatgcctatattTATTCTATTTTGCTCAAAATGTGTTACTTTTAAGTTAttatagaaatcctgcctataagtATCCTATCTTGTTCAAATGTgtcttagaaatcctgcctatatgtTCTCTATTTGGTCCAAATATGTTCTACTTTTacctgttagaaaccatgcctatagggtatTGAATGATTAATATCTCAATGTGCGCATAGAATTCTGTTTACATACGGCTTAATTTACAAATTAgatgccatgcctataggatctaaaaacAAGTTTTAATtacagaaatcatgcctatatggTCTAAATCAGTCTTGATTATTGTCATGCTTGTTTCTTTTAACcattattagaaatcatgcctataggactcgattAAGCAATTCTGAACATATTCTTGTGATTACCATTGTTAGTTACTATGcgaatcacctagaaatcatgcctataggtttaatcTCTTGTGCTTAAAATCAGTAGGCAACTATATAGTCTTTAGAAATATTATTAAAAGAAAGGATTTTACATATGAAGTTGTCCGCTTATAAAATCCAgaatcacatagagatcctgcctatagggttctGCGACCTTAACTTATTAAAATCTGCAACTGTCAATGGTAGTTAGTTCACGTGCATTTGTTGCCTAAGTGCGGAGGCCAACTTGAGCCTTTGTTTGCCTATACATGAAAGTCCTAAATCTTTTGCTTGTCTCCTAGTATTTTCTCTTTTGAGCAACCTAATTTAAAGTTTAGAACCATCATgtaatagaggtccaaatgcctcctggaccataggcatgggacgggtagtgcacgcatagagtacggctagaattgactagtgcgctttaggtaaacaacttaaagatagtaatcgggtagcaggatatgatagtctgtgcctgctgaataatacgagtaacatcCCATCTTGAGgtagttacgaagtattatttatgttgcacggggtgatcctttaagctaaaaaacttaggacccccaccTTTGTTTTATTTTCCCAATTTTGTCTCTTCTCCTCGCATAGACTAATTCATATCATTCGAGTTCGACCGGGACacacaattgtggacctcgaggagtgcctaacaccttattCTCTAGGTAATTTGATCCTTTACcagatctttggtgacgcaactggttaaaccagagttatctgtaagtaggtgccctaacgcaccttaaatccgttaggtggcgactctctcttttaacacccctTCCTTAAAGAAGTTGTCACATGTCTAAGCCCGATTTTGCGAGACAGAAAGGGGCgcaacagcatggcgactctgttggggatatagtttaggctcttaccattgcgaacttggtctatatgaattagtctctcTCAATAAGCctgtctttattattttattgataCTTGAACATCCCGCTCCCATTTTCCCTTTTATTGCTACATGCACACCCTCTTCCCTATTTCCCCTTTATGTGAAATCATATGCAACTCTTCACTTAATTTGGTTACAATATGCATGCCACTGGCtccaactttttaaattttgttataTCATGACTTTCCCAATCCTtcccctttttttctttcttttctgtctttacatttattaaatactgCGTTTATCGCTTTTATCATGCAAAATAATTGACAACGTGTTGTTTTATTTTTGAATAAAGCATGCTCTACATCATATTCTACTCATGCGCAATTAATACCaaagcggcacttgatgagtgtccgcgttcttcctatattaccctttttaaatttggaaaggcttatttgcggtaaaactagtcgttcagcggtgcaatcgatggttccgtgcctttccctctcaagttgtccacttgagggtaccggtctagactcttctacaaacccccactctaatattaactgtgcatgcatcatgtctaaatttagtatgggttagaacgttaTCCGCGTAACAACCCCTTAAGGTAAGCCTTATCCAAAGCCCATCGGGGTTTCCATAATCCCAACGGGcacgatcatgatatgtgcattatttggagaaaacgtgtcaatatgctaatcattaatgggTAACTAGTCAGATCCGGAgagggaaagggctaactttatctgTTTTGCAGAAATAAGGCACGAAGTCTCCAGGTTCGACATGGTTtgaagtatcccacctttgttgctagattggtgggaaaatctctctcCAATTGAAAAAAACAatgtgaaaagagttctcgggaatttaccttctttgctagacattcagccaaacaatgtactGATTGAGGCCACtgctatgttttgggatgagaagagAGTTGTTTTCCATTTCGGTGACATAGAAATACTCCCCTTCTAaaggaaataggaggctttgaTGGGCTTCCCTGGGACAACCCTAGTCTTTTGGTACCGGAAAATTGCACTTCTCAAGGTTTTCTAAAAATTATGGGTTTTAGAAAGAATGATGAGTTAGTCTGCCCGAAGAAGtcttacataccattcgacttcctttacgagAGTTATGGGCACAGCAAGTCCTATCGTCTTTATCATGATGAATTTTCTATCACCTCTCTTGGTTGGACTCATCGCcgggtttttgtgttcattgtctatTTTCTAGGTATGCTGGTATTCCCAATATAAGGAGAAAGGATTCACACTCGCTTAGCTATAGTTACTAAGACTTTAATGGAAGGAATTAAGGGATAGACTTACACTATTGTCCTAATAATCGTAGCGGAGATATACCGAGCCTTGGATCGTTGCAAGAAAGGATATAGGCATTTTGGGGGTTGCAATTTGTTACTGCAAATATGGATGTTGGAACATCTTCAAAGGGGACAATACCATCAAGAATTTCCACGACGACCATGGAAGGACCACATAGCTTTTTACCATTCGAAAACAATGACTTTTATCCCGGATAGGTTTGCACAACCATGAAACGTTGTGGGCTGGGTACACTTATTTAGCAATTTGGTTGACGACAAggtccattggatgttcgagtggttccatACTGgcgaattcatcatcaggtcaagataTGTTCCTtatctagtgctaatcggattaagTGGTATCTATTCTTATGCTCCAatcagagtcatgaggcaagctgggagaaaaaGAGTTATACtacgagtttccaaaatggttcattacaaagcaaatttccaagggaatgtcattccattcaagttcaaggcacaacacatgtggcatcaaaagattattgtggatAAAGATACCATCGAGCTAGACAGGTATCAagccggccatgtgtacttctacacATGATGGTTGGttgatgacatagcaggagaggtcaagccaggggttgatttgaggAATAGGGTCATAGATGATGCTGCTGAAGCGcaagtcaaatacaggaggttgCACAAAAGGGTTTTTGAATCTGAGTCCAGGCATTTGAAACAgaataaagtggacatggaagcaatcaataAATGGAGGGTAATCGCTAataaatcaacagaaaggttggagtatatagagcagggtttgatggaacttgagggaaagatgagaaaaaGGATCTCGGATTGTGAGAACACATAGGGtaatgaaggaggacatctagcaagggtGTATATGCTATTGGACATGTGCGACCTGGGGAATATGATTgacggggctaagaaggccaaccaagtagattaggggtgatgttttctagattcgttttagaatttgattatagtaaggcaaatgccactagtgactctttataattattatcgttttagtagagatttggtctatttaacatattaatgaaatcatgcagttatcggcattgagttttctccaaagcgatatgtcgctaggcctaccaCGGGAaagatgaggtccccaaattaggacgcaaattccgcaatacgtgtttaaatatcgtgaatatccttttaatactctttactgacttgtttaccttttttttttcttttctttgtttattcccatcccctaaggttggtttgtgcataccggcatcatcggcatatcataccaaatctagaggtcctccacctcctcctcctcaaaGCGATCCTAAGAACTAaggaaaggctaagatggatgatTTGAGaagtatcaggaaagacaacgcAACACATGCAGAGAATGTTGAAACTTCGGATGGTAGGGGTACTCCGGCACAAAACAACTTGGCTTTGAGattagagcaaaagatactggagttacaaggggaacttgagcaggtccgtaacttggaaaacctttcccttaccctgaatgttcctgacatcaaccaacaaaacaccCAAAACTCAACACCTCCTCAGAACACACAAAACCAGAACCCGTAAAATCCTCCtgcacctcatcaatacgccacgcCTCCCAAAATTCCTAATCCTCTACCAACACCAACTCCTCCACAGCATCATCATTATCTGACCCAGTACCCATAAACTACCACATACCACAATCCTTagaatgcaccacagcctactcctAACCCggaaaactcaaccaatgaccaccattacgcctagattcccggagtccaccaaagcaatcccatatatgtggaaaccttacctcACACCCCACAatagaccctatacatacccgaatctaccgagaaggacctgctcatcaagaacatggcagaagaactcaagaaacttaacGCCAGGGTTCAAAATGTCAAAGGGGGCAAAGGCGTCGAGGGTTTGAAtaatgaagatttgtgtattcagccggacgtagaactgccagagggttataaacctcccaagttcgaaatgttcgacgaaactggtgatccgaaggtgcacttgagaacgtattatgacaagcttgtaggaaTTGGCTGGGATAAAAGAATcagcatgaagctgttcatgagaagcctcactggagacgccTTGCCTTGGtgcatcagtcagaacccaaataAATGGGtcaattgggtaagcatggcatcggatttcatggatcagatcaggtttaacacagaaaacgcaccaggcattttctacattcaaaatctcaagaagaagccatcGGAAACTTTCTGCgaatatgctactcggtggagatctgaagctgcaaaagtgaggccagtgctgaaagaagaacagatgaataagttcttcgtcaaagCTCAGGACCCGTaatactacgaaagattgatggttattgaaaaccgtaaattttctgatatcatcaagttgggagagagaatagatgAAGGGATCAAAAGCacaatggtgacaaattttgaagcactccaagccacaaataaggccctgcagtcaggaggtatctccaagaagaaagaagtaggtgcaataATGGTAGCTCAATAtctgaagtctcctctcacatgcCAAACACCTCCActcacatatcagccttcacctcccagataccgaCAACCTGtcaccacttaccatacctataacacccaaccttCATACTACCACTTACCACCatcccgccaaaactaccaaaaacctagatcaaatttcgaccgcagaccacccagacaatacacccaattgttgaacctatagaccaactgtatgagagactgaaggttgccggttatatcactcccattctcgttgtcgccatggaaaatttctctcaatgggtcaatccaaataagacatgttcCTATCACTCAGACATGAAaagtcatactattgatgagtgtcgtattttgaaggataagattcagacattaatcgaTACCACAGTAATACAAGCAAATGAGGTTGTGCTCAAggtccgtaacaatcctctcctaGATCACAGGAGCGGAGGGGTAAACATGATatagaccgatgaagaatgggactcagaggggtcaattggactcattcatAATGCGGATAATCTTGAAACATCTCTAGTTACTCTCACCcctatcatggtacaaactcaggcaccaattgaagttgaagtaGTTGCACCAACTctgtttgaggttgaagtaaaaATACctttcaccgtgatggtagcacctacaccatcttataagtctaatgcaataccatgggattatgttgcataAGAAATaaggaaaggggaaaatggaagaaattggtgcagcacaaggtatgaccagaaatGGTAGGGTTTACATGCCCGAGCATTTGaggggaacaagtaaagaagccaCTACCAGGAAGCACATCATTGAAACCAGCCCGGATGATCTTtagagaaaggtgcaagcaagggagtattctgtggttgatcatttgaacaaaacccctactcagatatccattctatcactactgcagaattctgaggcacacaAGAAGGAGTTAATGAAAGagttgggtaaaggcctgcacgagatacgagcaggaagtatgaatgtgaaagcatttgatgggtctcaaagggccacaattggggaaaccaacctcagcctacagatgggcccaacctgatttgatgttgagtttcaagtgttggacatagcttctacctacaacctattgttgggacaaccttggatacatgccgttggggccgtagcttctactctacatcaggtcgtgaagttcgagtggaaccatcaggaagtgatcatccatggggacggaagtaatcccatttacaccagtcaaactATTTCGGTCATTGAGAATAGAAgtaagttgggtggagaaacacaCCATCGCTTCAAGtgcgtcaacgcaattgaaaatgacaaatggtggagcaataagatagaaggcatattggcatagatagggtatgagcctggcaaaggtctcggtaagaatctccaggggatcaccaaaccaatacaaCTAAAGCGTCatggcacaacttttgggcttcggtatgaatacacctggcacgagtatcagaattggtcaccaccatggcgtggtccttattaccctctagagcaaccagtaccacatttgagccaaacatttcaccaagctgacatgatgtgggagtccaaagaagatgaagttctagccggtataaggaatctatttctggatgatgaagacatggattgtagtgcgatagttgaggatgAGGAGGAAAgcctcattattcagaccgtgGATAAGGGAGTGGTTCTCAAGAAGTGGaatgctgcaccatcaagggctcatcgagttcctgggtagcctgacaattagcatcatttattttaaaagcaatgttttatgagcatttaagacattttcagtattttgttttaagcatgttttgttttgaaataattgctcgggtcatcgagcTGTACCTGTTTGGCGTTCTCAAGATTTATCTAAATTCATTGTCGTTTTTAGTATTTACTATTATTCTTTACGTTTTTTCTCTACaccattattattacctatcccgatgaacttacgactgtgatatgtaatgagacaacacaaaataaggataatgattcagaggatttggaagaggatataatgcccaaggaaattgtcagagaagtggaaaactttgaaaacaagcctaagtccaatttggatgagactgaaacagttaatctaggagactccAAAATAGTCatcacctgtcaccatcagagaaagaagaatatactcgtttcctgaaggaatatgaggatatctttgcatggtcttatgatgatatgaccggtttaagcacatccatagtggctcataaactacctaccagcCCAAAATGTCCGCCGGTAAAGAAGAATCTCAAAAATTtaaagccagatatgagtttgaaaatcaaaaaAGAAGTCACTAAGCAGATCAAAGTTAAGGTTCTCAGAATGGTTGAATATTCAACTTGGCTGGCTAACATCGTGCCAattccgaagaaggatgggagagtcagagtatgcgtcgattatcgggacctaaacaaagcaagtccgaaagatgatttcccgttacccaacatacacatattgattgacaactgcgccaagcatgaactccaatcctttgtggattgcttcacgggatatcatcagatctggatggatgaagaggataccAAAAAGAC is drawn from Nicotiana tomentosiformis chromosome 12, ASM39032v3, whole genome shotgun sequence and contains these coding sequences:
- the LOC138902199 gene encoding uncharacterized protein, with the protein product MAEELKKLNARVQNVKGGKGVEGLNNEDLCIQPDVELPEGYKPPKFEMFDETGDPKVHLRTYYDKLVGIGWDKRISMKLFMRSLTGDALPWCISQNPNKWVNWVSMASDFMDQIRFNTENAPGIFYIQNLKKKPSETFCEYATRWRSEAAKVRPVLKEEQMNKFFVKAQDP